The proteins below are encoded in one region of Thermococcus sp. EP1:
- a CDS encoding ABC transporter permease: MGYGRYITIRLLNALLVLALVTLLVSVLFTKVAEEDIRSTIQEQINLKLRSNPELQRQLAADPAKLQEWYQREYNRLIHVYELDKPFWVRVVQRTKDTLTLNFGNTKSPIFGETAVSKIISKAIPRTVILFTTAQIFVIFIGLLLGVKAAQMAGSFLDRGVSIVAMVTSSIPMWWFGMISILIFSFKMGWFPSGGMTSMPPKEGVAYYLDVLYHMVLPVTTIVFVLFGGWAWTTRNIMIGTMQEDFIMAARAKGVPERKVIYGHALRASAPPIVTMTIFSLLGSIGGAIITESVFNWPGMGRLYWTALQQNETRLLMGVTFVTVALYLIAMIIADLAYGYLDPRVKVGASQQT, encoded by the coding sequence TTGGGATATGGTAGATACATTACAATTAGACTTCTCAATGCACTGCTAGTTCTCGCTTTAGTTACCCTGCTAGTTTCAGTTCTCTTCACGAAAGTCGCAGAAGAGGACATTAGATCAACAATCCAGGAACAAATAAACCTCAAACTTAGGTCAAATCCAGAACTCCAAAGGCAATTGGCTGCCGATCCTGCAAAGCTTCAAGAATGGTATCAAAGAGAATACAACAGACTTATTCACGTTTATGAATTAGACAAGCCATTTTGGGTTAGAGTGGTACAAAGAACGAAAGACACATTAACGCTGAATTTTGGAAATACCAAATCTCCGATATTTGGTGAGACTGCTGTTAGTAAAATAATTTCGAAAGCTATCCCCAGAACTGTTATCCTCTTCACTACAGCTCAAATATTTGTTATATTCATAGGCCTACTCTTAGGTGTTAAAGCAGCACAAATGGCAGGGAGCTTCTTGGACAGAGGTGTCTCAATAGTAGCAATGGTCACAAGCAGTATACCAATGTGGTGGTTCGGAATGATATCAATCCTCATATTCTCATTCAAAATGGGGTGGTTCCCAAGTGGTGGAATGACCTCAATGCCACCAAAAGAAGGAGTCGCGTATTACTTAGACGTTCTTTACCATATGGTGCTTCCTGTAACCACAATAGTGTTCGTTTTATTCGGTGGATGGGCTTGGACAACAAGAAATATTATGATTGGTACAATGCAAGAGGATTTTATCATGGCCGCAAGAGCCAAAGGTGTACCTGAGAGGAAAGTTATATATGGGCACGCTCTCAGAGCTTCAGCTCCACCTATAGTTACCATGACAATCTTCAGCCTTCTAGGTTCAATTGGTGGTGCTATCATTACCGAGAGTGTATTCAACTGGCCAGGAATGGGAAGACTTTATTGGACTGCACTACAACAAAACGAAACTAGACTCCTAATGGGTGTAACATTCGTTACAGTTGCTCTATATTTAATAGCAATGATCATAGCAGACCTAGCGTATGGATACCTCGATCCAAGAGTTAAAGTTGGTGCATCACAGCAAACATGA
- a CDS encoding ABC transporter substrate-binding protein, translated as MKRSGILALLFVFVMVLSPLAAAEKGPAPDVLYIGIRTNEETGITDVAKGDLDIFLWSVGGAAFQDLPSDVLDKLTLIKTASGYNDIEVNPVHDDDSPYLVTVGEKKYFNPFAIRDVRYALNFLISRQYIVQNILQGSGQPMLGGIRPSTGANSYFEPVYKAMGITAVADLAKAQKIVEDAMKKAADELAKQGYELKKGDDGFWYFEGEPVTLKFIIRIEDHRKDLGLYVADLIEKFWGFKVERLLWDRRKASSTVYAGDPKNFQWSMYTAGWVSTVNIKWPDDYTAWWYTSWYGWLPAAVGWHMPESDLITVKELIDELGGAEAVIESFQLKYYNTPDKLAELYDMTEEEVTKMLVLGSVEFNGKTYEMEEGNVDQYWDLQKISMALGVRDSQKTFLVETWEYFPVNKDRVKAIARDVSSGLWSRWALITPETPDKVVKVAEFSATGALFMSAFNPIGGIDDVYSAVVWRVIYDYAMYTDLATGTYIPVRCDYKVERGPVTVPDDAVIYDTVQDKWVVAHAGEEAKVKITYDCRLGNWHDGHPMSMADIKYAAAFTWEWSTKDGDDDVYYDDKLSSAAESLAKVKGIQWVDEDTYVVYSDLTHPVADDVTANMNVFWASLPWQLLYSMGELVAKGEEYGASQKYSFSEEAEGVAQLDLLVADHVADLKKVLEALKNKNAIPPAIAGDVSDPSEGYTKILDWINSKGHAVISNGPFYLEKYDPDKIFLELRAFRDPTYPFDLDYWKEKLILAKLDLAGIDVPTKINTGEDVKITIKANMVEEYPETGTKPADMGFVFVEVKNEQGQTVFSGEAKLATAGNFEITIPGSETANWEAGKYEVYVKGGLEEGVVSFTDKKTIIVIKKEPTTSPTESPTESPTESPTESPTESPTSPTESPTETGGICGPAVLVGLALVPLLLRKRK; from the coding sequence ATGAAGAGGTCTGGAATTTTGGCATTGTTGTTTGTTTTTGTTATGGTACTAAGCCCTCTAGCAGCGGCTGAGAAGGGTCCAGCACCTGACGTTCTCTACATTGGTATTAGGACAAACGAAGAAACAGGTATTACTGATGTTGCAAAAGGAGACCTAGACATCTTCCTCTGGAGCGTTGGAGGAGCGGCATTCCAAGACTTGCCCTCAGACGTCCTTGATAAATTAACCCTTATCAAGACTGCAAGCGGTTACAACGACATTGAAGTCAACCCCGTCCACGATGACGACAGCCCATACCTCGTCACTGTTGGTGAGAAAAAGTACTTCAACCCATTTGCAATCAGAGACGTTAGATATGCTTTGAACTTCCTCATAAGCAGACAATACATTGTCCAAAACATACTCCAAGGTTCAGGACAACCAATGCTCGGTGGTATAAGACCAAGCACTGGTGCAAACTCATACTTCGAACCAGTTTATAAAGCAATGGGAATCACAGCCGTTGCTGACCTAGCAAAGGCCCAAAAGATTGTTGAAGATGCTATGAAAAAAGCTGCTGATGAGTTGGCAAAGCAAGGTTATGAACTTAAGAAAGGTGACGATGGCTTCTGGTACTTTGAGGGCGAGCCTGTTACACTCAAGTTCATCATAAGAATTGAAGATCACAGAAAAGACCTTGGTCTTTACGTTGCTGACTTGATTGAGAAGTTCTGGGGCTTCAAAGTTGAGAGACTCTTGTGGGATAGAAGAAAAGCTTCAAGCACTGTTTATGCTGGTGATCCAAAGAACTTCCAATGGAGCATGTACACTGCTGGTTGGGTTTCCACAGTTAACATCAAGTGGCCTGACGACTACACTGCATGGTGGTACACAAGCTGGTATGGATGGCTTCCCGCAGCAGTAGGATGGCACATGCCAGAAAGTGACTTAATAACTGTAAAAGAATTGATTGATGAACTCGGAGGAGCTGAAGCCGTCATAGAATCATTCCAACTCAAGTACTACAACACTCCTGACAAACTTGCCGAGCTTTATGACATGACTGAAGAAGAGGTCACCAAGATGCTCGTTCTTGGTAGTGTTGAGTTCAACGGCAAGACTTACGAAATGGAAGAGGGTAACGTTGACCAATACTGGGACCTCCAGAAGATTTCAATGGCCCTTGGTGTAAGAGACTCACAAAAGACCTTCCTTGTCGAGACCTGGGAATACTTCCCAGTCAACAAAGACAGAGTCAAGGCAATTGCAAGAGACGTTTCCTCAGGATTATGGAGCAGATGGGCTCTCATAACACCTGAAACCCCAGACAAAGTGGTTAAAGTAGCCGAATTCTCAGCAACAGGTGCACTCTTCATGAGCGCCTTCAACCCAATTGGAGGTATTGATGACGTTTACAGCGCAGTAGTTTGGAGAGTAATCTATGACTATGCTATGTACACTGACCTAGCAACTGGAACATACATCCCAGTTAGATGTGACTACAAGGTTGAGAGAGGGCCAGTTACAGTTCCAGATGATGCTGTAATTTACGACACAGTGCAAGACAAGTGGGTTGTTGCCCACGCTGGCGAAGAGGCAAAAGTCAAAATTACCTACGACTGTAGGCTTGGCAACTGGCATGACGGACACCCAATGAGCATGGCCGACATCAAGTACGCTGCTGCATTCACATGGGAGTGGTCAACCAAAGACGGAGACGACGATGTGTATTATGATGACAAGCTTTCTTCAGCCGCAGAGAGCCTTGCAAAAGTTAAAGGTATCCAATGGGTTGATGAGGACACTTACGTTGTCTACAGCGACCTAACACACCCAGTTGCTGATGACGTTACCGCCAACATGAACGTCTTCTGGGCTTCACTACCATGGCAACTCCTCTATTCAATGGGCGAACTCGTTGCAAAAGGAGAGGAATATGGTGCATCCCAGAAATACTCATTCAGTGAGGAGGCAGAAGGAGTCGCCCAGCTTGACCTTCTCGTAGCAGACCACGTTGCTGACTTGAAGAAAGTCCTCGAAGCTCTGAAGAACAAGAATGCTATCCCACCCGCCATTGCCGGAGACGTTAGCGATCCAAGTGAAGGATATACCAAGATCCTCGATTGGATCAACAGCAAAGGTCACGCAGTAATAAGCAACGGACCATTCTACCTCGAGAAGTATGACCCAGACAAGATCTTCCTTGAGTTAAGAGCATTCAGAGACCCAACATACCCATTCGATCTCGACTACTGGAAAGAGAAACTAATACTCGCAAAGCTTGACCTTGCTGGAATCGATGTTCCAACCAAGATAAACACTGGCGAAGATGTAAAAATAACCATAAAGGCCAACATGGTCGAAGAGTACCCAGAGACCGGTACCAAACCAGCTGACATGGGATTCGTGTTTGTTGAAGTGAAGAACGAGCAAGGACAAACTGTCTTCAGCGGAGAGGCCAAACTTGCAACAGCTGGAAACTTTGAGATAACAATCCCAGGCTCAGAAACTGCCAACTGGGAAGCTGGAAAGTACGAAGTTTACGTAAAAGGTGGACTAGAGGAAGGCGTTGTCTCATTTACTGACAAGAAGACAATAATTGTCATAAAGAAAGAGCCCACAACCTCACCGACAGAATCACCAACCGAATCCCCAACAGAATCACCAACCGAGTCACCAACAGAATCACCAACATCACCAACCGAGTCACCAACAGAGACCGGTGGAATCTGTGGTCCAGCTGTACTTGTGGGCCTTGCACTAGTACCACTACTCTTGAGAAAAAGAAAGTGA